The nucleotide window CCATTCAGACTTGGATTCATAGATGGCTCGGAACGGCATGCCAGCCTGCTGATAGTGGTACAACTCATACAGCGCAGCTACGGCATTGGCTTCAGGCAGATCGGCAGCTTCCATGCAGGCATCATCAGGCACATAGCAGATGCCGACGATTTCAGGTTCCGCGATATCCATTTTCCGCATGAGGTGCTTGATGATGTAGGCACAGTCAATCATCATGCCGCTGGCGGTGCCACCCCCAAGATGTCCCACGATATAGATGCGTGGAGTGGTGGAAAGAAATGATTCCTTGGTGTTCTTTTCGGTTTCGGCTTGAACCACCGGGTCCATGATGGTTTTGAGGTCGCGTTCAAACCTGGCGCTGAAGGAGCGATAATGCTCAATCAGAGCCAGTCGCCCCAAGGCACGGATGCCACTTGTCATCTGCGTCCGTGGCATACGGTAGAGAATGTTGGTATTCAGCCATTCTTCCACGGGCGGCAGGCTGTCACGTGACCGGATGTAGCGTGCTGGCCGGTTCAGTCGGGTTAAAACCAGGTCTTCATGGGTATCGATTCGTGCCAGGTGATCGCCGGGAGGAGCAGGATCAGTATCGACGGCAATGGATCGAATGATAGGTAAGCCTGACGGGCCGTACTGCAATTGCAGGCTTTGTTTGAGCCATTGCAGAGTGGCGCGTCCGAACTGCCCCAATCCAATCAATATGGATGGACGCAATACTCCCGTAGAAGAGTCCTGAATGGGAGCAACTACAGCACGCTGGGGTGATGGTTTCCTTACCTGAGTAATGAGTCCGCTGGCCATTCGGCTGCCAACATGATGTGTCACCGGGCCCAGTTCGAAGTAATCATCTACCCGAAGCGACGTACCAGCAATAGTGGCGTCTGGTGGCTGAGACTTCCCCCGCATGGGGCTGACTGGAATCGGGCTTTTGGGAGCCAGTGGTATTTCAGGAATTTCGGTCGGCGCTTCCACTGTAGGTTTCAGCAGGGAATGACGGAGCATGTGCACCATCGTCATGCAGTTTTCCCAGCGGTCACCTGGCTTCTTGGATAGTGCCTTTGAGATGATGTGGCGGTCAGCCGGTGGCAATGGCTCAACGTTGGGTACAGCCTGAATGTGCTGCATCATCAACTGCTTGGCATTGGTGCCACTGAACGGGCGAATGCCTGTCAGAAGTTCCTGAAAGACAATGGCCAGGCTATACTGATCACTGCAGCGGCTGACATAGCCTTCAAATGTTTCGGGTGCGGCATATACCGGTGTTACTCCACCGGTAACTTTTGCATTGACACCTTCCAGATCTTTCACCAGGCCGAAATCGCCAATCTTGATGTGGTTGTACATCAGGAAGAGATTCTGCGGCTTGATGTCGAGGTGAAGCAGGTCGTGCTCGGTGGTCATAATGTCGAGTGCTTCAGCGATTTCTTCCATGTATCCCAGCAACTCTTCGCGGGGAATGCCCATCAGACCTTTGCTGCGGTAGACCCGGAACCGATCATACAGATTGCAGTCGGCCAGTTCCGTGACAATGATCAAACGGCCTTCAATGATCTCATAGCGTTCAATGCTGAGGATGTAAGGATGTCGAATATTCTTGATGCGTTCAATGGAACGCAGTTCCTGTTCTGCCTTGATGCTGTCATCCACCGCACCGACATCTTCGAGATCGCCATAAACGAATTTGATGGCTTTCTGAATCTTGCCTGGAGCTTCACATTTCCAGACTTCACCAAATCCACCACCGCCCAGGCGTTCGATGAGCCGGTATCCCGGAATGGGTTCAGCATCGGCTTCAATCAACAGGGGCATGGGCACTCATCACACGGAATAATGGCTCTCAACTCTAGTTCGCAGTGGGGGATGTGACAAATCGTTGAGATTGCGCAGATTGGAAACTGAGGCGAATCCTGGCAAGGATCATCGTGCGATTGATACTACCCTGATATCTTTCCTGTCCAGCGTGGATTCACAATGTTTAAAATTCAGGCCTGTTGCTATTTGTTTTCTGCTGACTAAAATGTAAGTAGGTATCCCGCTATGAAATCCTTGCGAAATAATTCTGGTTTGCCTCCTGCCTTGCTGGCACATCTCTTCCTGCATTAGCGATTCAACATATTGTCTCATCCGTTGCTGCGTCAGTTCGACTGAGCGCCTCCGTTAATTTGAATCGTTTTATTGAAACATAACCTGAGCAGGACTACTCACATGTACCCGAAACTGGAAGAAACTCTGAAGAAGTATCAGGAGCTGGAAGCCCAGATGGCTGATCCTGACATCATGACTGATGGCCTGCGCTATTCCAAAATAGCGAAGGAACATGGCACACTTGCCAAGCAGGTTAAGCCCTACCAGAAGTTGAAACAACTGGTTGCCGAGGTTGAAGCATTGACTGCAGATGCGGCTAGGGAAACCGATGCAGACATGAAGCAGATGATTGAGGACGAGATCAAGGTCAAGACAACTGAACGTGAAGAACTGCAGGCGAAGATCGAAGACATGCTGCTGGTTGATCCCGGCGAAGACTTCGACAGCATTATTGTTGAAGTACGGGCCGGCACCGGTGGTGATGAGGCATCGCTCTTTGCCAGCGATCTTTTCAACATGTATACCCGCTATGCGGGCCTGAAGGGTTGGAAGGTTGAGACACTTGATTTCAGCCCGACCGATGCAGGTGGATTCAAGGAAATCAGCTTCAACGTCTCGGGCGAAGGTTGTTACCGATTTCTGCGCTATGAGAGCGGTGGCCATCGTGTACAGCGTGTTCCCAAGACGGAAACCCAGGGGCGCA belongs to Planctomycetia bacterium and includes:
- a CDS encoding protein kinase; this translates as MPLLIEADAEPIPGYRLIERLGGGGFGEVWKCEAPGKIQKAIKFVYGDLEDVGAVDDSIKAEQELRSIERIKNIRHPYILSIERYEIIEGRLIIVTELADCNLYDRFRVYRSKGLMGIPREELLGYMEEIAEALDIMTTEHDLLHLDIKPQNLFLMYNHIKIGDFGLVKDLEGVNAKVTGGVTPVYAAPETFEGYVSRCSDQYSLAIVFQELLTGIRPFSGTNAKQLMMQHIQAVPNVEPLPPADRHIISKALSKKPGDRWENCMTMVHMLRHSLLKPTVEAPTEIPEIPLAPKSPIPVSPMRGKSQPPDATIAGTSLRVDDYFELGPVTHHVGSRMASGLITQVRKPSPQRAVVAPIQDSSTGVLRPSILIGLGQFGRATLQWLKQSLQLQYGPSGLPIIRSIAVDTDPAPPGDHLARIDTHEDLVLTRLNRPARYIRSRDSLPPVEEWLNTNILYRMPRTQMTSGIRALGRLALIEHYRSFSARFERDLKTIMDPVVQAETEKNTKESFLSTTPRIYIVGHLGGGTASGMMIDCAYIIKHLMRKMDIAEPEIVGICYVPDDACMEAADLPEANAVAALYELYHYQQAGMPFRAIYESKSEWVEDSTPPFTQVQLIETPPRPAATQERKDNAPLQIQKVAEVLNRLLTTALGRVADPVRLTAGTSPYQTMGLRVLNSPRRALIRKASHLVFQRILDKWLISATPEIQNVVRHRIDGFFHYEKLSPESLFQYFELAAKRSLGYSSEDIIKTIIAPFQHGIHEKLPNSDEVKRALREIVKSLGSTGEGSSANPLDLAENNTKLHRALKDACEKVVRTGATRLVFTVYRHLDKSGLRMGATEEALRYAITKLDSWIASHEAKAKQAQSEYVQALEYLRQDLAEYDRLKAVPKKKWPSMTTPGERLLAIYRARLRAVMNEYISKVYIGFRGACSDQTRDVRFCRSRLLELQKATLDMEKLPEKPVTVNRITESVIIPYGCNDMLQAVQQFVDSITSYDLDKIDHFVSERMEKSHPRIGELCLSTIDQLKPVRDLIMQEAKRFLEQRLVLDDAAGLFLDKNPDTAAAFQKVYNEAEPMMHFLNDDHTGEAVFLMANESPQGIKLGEVATTAYPHTQLVNINRNDEVILYRTIVGIQLEQLPVLSELGLQAYQTALGIEHFTPHCRQDVDQWQSPVPVV
- the prfA gene encoding peptide chain release factor 1, which codes for MYPKLEETLKKYQELEAQMADPDIMTDGLRYSKIAKEHGTLAKQVKPYQKLKQLVAEVEALTADAARETDADMKQMIEDEIKVKTTEREELQAKIEDMLLVDPGEDFDSIIVEVRAGTGGDEASLFASDLFNMYTRYAGLKGWKVETLDFSPTDAGGFKEISFNVSGEGCYRFLRYESGGHRVQRVPKTETQGRIHTSAATVAVLPEPTEVQIDIRPEDIETQTFSCGGPGGQHVNKTQSGVRLIHKPTGVVAESRQERSQHKNKDICWRMIRTRIYEAQQEKVNKERAALRKGQIGTGDRNDRIRTYNFPQNRVTDHRINYTMHSLDKMMMGEMYDLVRALMDEDKKEQLAQLAGKPA